One bacterium genomic region harbors:
- the blaOXA gene encoding class D beta-lactamase, which yields MTKFFANRILLTNLLVSILSLNIYSQISETREDLKKFYDDYNVEGLFVLYDQNNDKFMFYNEPQFKVQLTPASTFKICNSLIGLETGVIKDENYVLQWDSVVRRIPEWNKDQELKTAFKNSTVWYYQELARRVGGEQMKYWLDKANYGNADTSGGVDKFWLSGGLRISPEQQINFLRQLHDDKLPFSHRSMDIVKKIMIAKESSEYVVRAKTGWGFQDNTNIGWYVGYVETNNNVFYFANCIRTKDDIPDFGKARIDIVYQILEELKVINK from the coding sequence ATGACAAAATTTTTTGCAAATAGAATATTACTCACAAACTTACTTGTGTCGATACTTTCACTTAACATTTATTCGCAAATTAGCGAAACTAGAGAAGATTTAAAGAAATTTTATGATGATTATAACGTGGAGGGATTGTTTGTTCTTTATGATCAGAATAACGACAAATTCATGTTTTATAATGAACCTCAATTCAAAGTGCAATTGACACCGGCTTCAACTTTTAAGATTTGCAATTCATTAATCGGACTTGAAACGGGAGTCATAAAAGATGAAAATTATGTTTTACAGTGGGATAGTGTAGTCCGGCGAATCCCGGAATGGAATAAGGATCAGGAATTAAAAACAGCATTTAAAAATTCCACCGTCTGGTACTACCAGGAACTCGCAAGACGCGTCGGCGGTGAACAAATGAAATACTGGCTTGATAAAGCTAATTATGGAAATGCAGATACATCTGGTGGTGTTGACAAGTTCTGGTTATCAGGTGGATTGCGTATCTCACCGGAGCAGCAGATTAATTTTTTACGGCAGCTTCACGATGACAAACTCCCCTTTTCTCATAGATCAATGGACATCGTTAAGAAAATTATGATTGCAAAAGAATCCAGCGAATATGTTGTTCGTGCGAAAACCGGTTGGGGTTTTCAGGATAATACGAACATAGGCTGGTACGTTGGCTATGTTGAAACGAATAACAATGTCTTCTACTTTGCAAACTGCATTCGTACTAAAGATGACATCCCGGATTTTGGCAAAGCAAGAATCGATATTGTTTATCAGATACTTGAAGAACTAAAAGTGATTAATAAGTAA
- a CDS encoding DUF1684 domain-containing protein, whose product MLTGKSYSLILILLVTALITSSCKESRLDSPEMKKYVDELMNERKEKDYSFQFDTDSPFNRDTTITFNPLKYFEPNPDFIFKSKLIQFDVQDTVAILGTKGETRPAILLGFLELKKDSKVHKINVYKSFSRTGELYYSIWFTDKTTGDETYGVGRYLDFELNEKPDFIYTIDFNRAYNPYCAYSAMFTCPIPRPEDYIDMEIEAGEKNFH is encoded by the coding sequence ATGTTAACCGGAAAAAGTTATAGCTTAATATTAATTCTTCTTGTGACAGCATTAATAACTTCATCTTGCAAAGAAAGTCGACTGGATAGTCCCGAAATGAAAAAGTATGTTGACGAATTAATGAATGAAAGAAAGGAAAAAGATTATAGCTTTCAGTTTGATACTGACTCACCATTTAACAGAGATACCACAATTACTTTCAATCCGCTCAAGTACTTTGAACCGAATCCGGATTTCATCTTTAAGTCAAAATTGATTCAGTTTGATGTTCAGGATACAGTTGCAATTTTAGGTACCAAAGGTGAAACGAGACCTGCAATTCTTCTCGGTTTTCTGGAATTAAAAAAAGATAGTAAAGTTCACAAGATTAACGTTTACAAAAGTTTCAGCAGAACGGGAGAGCTATATTACAGCATCTGGTTTACTGACAAGACAACCGGCGATGAAACCTACGGTGTTGGCAGGTATCTTGATTTTGAGTTGAATGAAAAGCCTGATTTTATCTATACTATTGACTTCAATAGAGCGTACAATCCATATTGTGCTTACTCTGCAATGTTCACATGTCCGATTCCCAGACCGGAAGATTACATTGATATGGAGATTGAAGCTGGAGAGAAAAATTTTCATTAA
- a CDS encoding alpha-amylase — protein MIKFDFHVSRQAREKYNIEQSLFSMTGKIINADYQQSRILSEKINSKRKEEGNDQFVTAGQINALGLLHEIFHLLIRKYEESDNPGVFGKAINHLKNEISDEGLDKTLFAFVEEFPPLSVYKNDVTSEEYLKKNTSGKPNKEIILEEIILLHMENSNPAASNLRELYADDILTIKSNYKQLIEKTEIFFENEVPTRLGGLPLFKLLRKPISSNPYDLEKQLEFIRNEYGAYLGDDILNRLLRGVDLIREDYKLFVPHGGGEKGTPPVPSYDEDLERLRLIREKMAAEKKLSEDERRFYLEYEKFTEDVSWIPEVVMIAKNVYVWLHQLSVKYQKEIKRLDQIPDEELDQLARWNFNALWLIGIWERSTASQKIKHLTGNISAVSSAYSLYDYVIANELGGEQAFQNLKDRAWARGIRMASDMVPNHTGIYSRWVIDEPDYFLQRNEPPYPNYSFNGPNLSEDDRVEIRIEDQYYTRKDAAVVFQRKDRYTGSVKYIYHGNDGTNMPWNDTAQLNLLNPEVRESLIQTIMHVARKTPIIRFDAAMTLAKKHYQRLWFPNPGSGGAIPSRTDYSMSLEQFNQVMPNEFWREVVDRINAEMPNVLLLAEAFWLMEGYFVRTLGMHRVYNSAFMHMMMKEENEKYRQLVTNTLEFNPEILKRYVNFMSNPDEETAINQFGKGDKYFGVAVMMLTMPGLPMFGHGQIEGFSEKYGMEYKQAYYNETADEHLVWRHNKELFPLMKMRYLFSQVENFEFFDFIDKNGEVNHNVYAFSNRSGSQSALVLYNNSYYETEGSIAFSHPKMVSGNGGMKRPHQITELLNIKPYREYYYIYTDHRTQLQYLISGKEIAENGFRIHLFGYQYRVCLQFREVYDYEGKFEKLYQVLNGRGVSSIEEALKEMEMLPLHSKYENFFSYDNLEKIRTYLTYKPDKKKKEAISLPGKLDTELNSLISEFTNYINGKKSVEKTDKKFHSDLNSAREFYQVWAAYNTRKNVTKWMRECDNLLPVKSKVETNREYLTFINLVLLKQLFSKKSDYEKIHIIFDELLLQRPITNILQKQVNGSSIHQRIELIKVLLSIFIMKKQKSSVKVSYKKSAAKVIKKSDEQQFMTSIKSLLADDIINNFIRVNEFEGRTYFNKERFEELTKWILQFNFILLPSKFTDKNDFKTKLKKSDFEKQLLKSVKENFNLYSELITKAEASGYDFNKFKQELDKPVAVKAKTKLLTKTRKKT, from the coding sequence ATGATAAAATTCGATTTTCACGTATCAAGACAAGCAAGAGAAAAATATAATATAGAGCAATCTCTTTTCTCAATGACCGGCAAAATAATTAATGCTGATTACCAGCAGTCACGCATTCTTTCTGAAAAAATAAATTCAAAAAGAAAAGAAGAAGGGAATGATCAATTTGTTACTGCCGGACAGATAAACGCACTCGGTTTGCTGCACGAAATTTTTCATCTGCTCATCCGAAAATATGAAGAGAGTGATAATCCCGGTGTTTTCGGTAAAGCAATAAATCATCTTAAAAATGAAATAAGTGATGAAGGACTTGACAAAACTCTTTTTGCATTCGTAGAAGAATTCCCTCCTCTTTCTGTTTACAAAAATGATGTTACTTCAGAAGAATATTTGAAAAAAAATACTTCGGGAAAACCGAATAAAGAAATTATTCTGGAAGAAATAATTCTACTTCATATGGAAAACAGCAATCCGGCGGCGTCAAACCTCCGTGAACTTTATGCTGATGATATTCTTACAATCAAATCCAATTACAAACAACTAATAGAGAAGACTGAAATATTTTTTGAAAATGAAGTCCCAACTCGTTTGGGCGGTCTTCCTTTATTCAAACTATTACGAAAACCAATTTCGTCGAATCCTTATGATTTAGAAAAACAACTTGAGTTTATAAGAAATGAATACGGTGCTTATCTCGGTGATGACATTTTGAATAGACTTCTTCGCGGAGTAGATCTTATTCGAGAAGATTACAAATTATTTGTTCCGCACGGAGGTGGCGAAAAAGGAACACCACCTGTTCCATCCTACGATGAAGATCTCGAAAGATTAAGATTAATTAGAGAAAAGATGGCAGCAGAGAAAAAGCTCTCCGAGGATGAAAGGCGATTTTACCTTGAGTACGAAAAATTTACGGAGGACGTGAGTTGGATTCCCGAAGTCGTGATGATTGCAAAGAACGTATATGTGTGGCTTCATCAACTATCGGTGAAATATCAAAAAGAAATTAAAAGACTTGACCAGATACCTGATGAAGAACTTGATCAACTTGCTCGATGGAATTTCAATGCGCTCTGGCTTATTGGAATTTGGGAAAGAAGCACCGCATCTCAAAAGATTAAACATCTCACGGGTAATATTTCTGCAGTATCATCCGCGTACTCACTTTATGATTATGTGATTGCCAATGAACTTGGTGGTGAACAAGCTTTTCAGAATTTGAAAGATCGTGCCTGGGCTCGGGGAATTAGAATGGCAAGTGATATGGTTCCCAATCATACAGGAATTTATTCACGCTGGGTGATTGACGAACCAGATTATTTCCTGCAAAGGAATGAACCTCCTTATCCAAACTATTCATTCAACGGTCCAAATCTTTCAGAAGACGATAGAGTTGAAATAAGAATTGAAGATCAATACTATACTAGAAAAGATGCTGCGGTAGTTTTCCAGAGAAAAGACAGGTACACCGGTTCCGTAAAATATATTTATCATGGCAATGATGGGACAAATATGCCGTGGAATGATACTGCGCAATTAAATCTTCTGAATCCGGAAGTACGCGAATCTCTTATCCAAACTATAATGCACGTCGCACGAAAAACTCCAATCATCCGTTTTGATGCTGCGATGACATTAGCCAAAAAACATTATCAGAGATTGTGGTTCCCAAATCCCGGTTCAGGTGGAGCAATTCCTTCAAGAACAGATTACTCGATGAGTCTTGAGCAGTTTAATCAGGTAATGCCGAATGAATTCTGGCGTGAAGTTGTTGACAGAATAAATGCTGAAATGCCGAATGTTCTTCTGCTTGCAGAGGCTTTCTGGCTGATGGAAGGATATTTTGTACGTACACTTGGAATGCACAGAGTTTATAACAGCGCTTTTATGCATATGATGATGAAGGAAGAAAATGAAAAGTATCGTCAGCTAGTTACTAATACTCTTGAATTCAATCCGGAAATATTGAAACGCTACGTTAACTTTATGAGCAATCCTGATGAAGAAACTGCTATCAACCAATTTGGCAAAGGCGATAAATATTTTGGTGTTGCCGTAATGATGCTTACAATGCCCGGCTTACCAATGTTCGGACACGGACAAATTGAAGGCTTCTCAGAAAAGTACGGAATGGAATATAAACAAGCCTATTATAATGAAACTGCTGATGAGCATCTTGTATGGCGACACAACAAAGAACTATTTCCTCTGATGAAAATGCGTTATCTCTTCAGCCAGGTTGAGAATTTTGAGTTCTTTGATTTCATAGATAAGAATGGAGAAGTGAATCATAACGTTTATGCATTCAGTAATCGTTCTGGTAGCCAATCGGCTTTGGTTTTATACAACAATTCATATTATGAAACTGAAGGAAGCATTGCATTCTCTCATCCAAAAATGGTATCAGGTAATGGAGGAATGAAAAGACCACATCAGATCACTGAACTTTTAAATATTAAACCTTACCGAGAATACTACTACATCTATACAGACCACAGAACGCAGTTGCAATACTTGATTTCCGGAAAAGAGATTGCTGAAAATGGTTTTAGAATTCATTTGTTTGGCTACCAGTATCGCGTTTGTCTTCAATTCAGAGAAGTTTACGATTATGAAGGCAAGTTTGAAAAATTATATCAGGTGTTAAACGGTAGAGGTGTTTCATCAATTGAAGAAGCGTTGAAAGAAATGGAAATGCTTCCACTGCACAGCAAGTATGAAAATTTCTTTTCATATGATAACCTGGAGAAAATCAGAACTTATCTCACCTATAAACCAGATAAGAAAAAGAAAGAGGCAATTTCTTTACCGGGCAAGCTGGATACTGAACTAAACTCTCTTATAAGTGAATTCACTAATTATATCAATGGAAAGAAATCAGTTGAAAAAACTGATAAGAAATTTCATAGTGATCTGAATTCAGCAAGAGAATTTTACCAGGTTTGGGCGGCTTACAATACCAGAAAGAATGTAACAAAGTGGATGAGAGAATGTGATAATCTTCTTCCTGTAAAGAGTAAAGTTGAAACTAACAGGGAATATCTCACATTTATTAATCTTGTATTGCTAAAACAATTGTTCAGCAAAAAGTCTGACTATGAAAAAATCCATATAATATTCGATGAACTGCTGCTTCAAAGACCTATTACGAATATTCTACAGAAGCAGGTAAATGGTTCGAGCATCCACCAGCGGATAGAGTTGATAAAAGTTCTGCTTTCGATATTTATTATGAAAAAACAAAAATCCAGTGTGAAAGTAAGTTATAAAAAATCGGCAGCAAAGGTTATAAAAAAATCAGATGAACAGCAGTTTATGACTTCAATTAAATCCTTGCTTGCTGATGATATTATTAATAACTTTATCCGTGTAAATGAGTTTGAAGGGAGAACGTACTTCAATAAGGAGCGTTTTGAAGAACTGACAAAGTGGATTTTACAGTTCAACTTCATTCTTCTTCCTTCAAAGTTTACTGATAAAAATGATTTTAAAACGAAATTAAAAAAATCTGATTTCGAAAAACAATTACTCAAATCTGTAAAAGAAAATTTCAATTTATATTCTGAGCTTATAACTAAAGCTGAAGCAAGTGGCTACGACTTTAATAAATTCAAGCAAGAATTGGATAAGCCCGTAGCAGTGAAGGCGAAAACAAAGTTATTAACAAAAACAAGGAAAAAAACATGA
- a CDS encoding class I SAM-dependent RNA methyltransferase yields the protein MYEYRSKGFFAQVTGKMENLCAEELIELGAKGTEITYKGVYFKADVPTIYKINYTSRLISRVLAPLVSFPCRSTDYLYQRAMKIHWEDFCSLEKTFSISASVANSRITNSLYASQCLKDGIADYFRKKYGKRPDVQVVNPDVRFNLHIEKDMAVISLDISGESLHKRGYRLLAGEAPMQETLAAAIIKISEWNGQNNFYDPMCGSGTILCEALMHYCRIPSQMLRKKFGFFNLPEFNRKEWNKVKEECDKKIRPLPKNIISGSDKSSEAIKVTKKNLAHLPYSDSVELSIKPFQQINNFENGTLITNPPYGMRLGQSSEVQVLYKELGDFLKTKCPGTSAFIYTGNPELRKFIGLKTNKRIPLDNGKLEGILLQIDSYKGSKKKKYQLSN from the coding sequence ATGTACGAATACAGAAGCAAAGGATTTTTTGCACAGGTTACCGGGAAAATGGAAAATCTCTGTGCTGAAGAATTAATTGAACTTGGTGCTAAAGGAACTGAGATTACTTATAAAGGAGTTTATTTTAAGGCTGATGTACCAACCATTTATAAAATTAATTATACATCGCGACTTATTTCGCGTGTACTTGCCCCGTTAGTTTCCTTTCCCTGCCGCAGCACAGATTACCTTTATCAAAGAGCAATGAAAATTCATTGGGAAGATTTTTGTTCTTTGGAAAAAACATTCTCAATTAGTGCTTCTGTCGCTAACAGCAGAATCACAAATTCACTTTACGCTTCTCAATGTTTGAAAGACGGAATAGCAGATTACTTCAGAAAAAAATATGGGAAACGTCCTGATGTTCAGGTAGTAAATCCGGATGTGCGATTTAATCTTCATATCGAAAAAGATATGGCTGTAATCAGTCTTGATATATCCGGCGAATCTCTTCATAAAAGAGGTTACAGGCTTCTTGCCGGCGAAGCTCCGATGCAGGAGACTCTTGCAGCAGCAATTATCAAAATCAGTGAATGGAATGGTCAAAACAACTTTTACGATCCGATGTGTGGATCCGGTACAATTCTTTGTGAAGCATTGATGCATTACTGCAGAATTCCTTCACAAATGCTTCGTAAAAAATTTGGATTTTTCAACCTGCCTGAATTCAATCGGAAAGAATGGAACAAAGTAAAAGAAGAGTGTGATAAAAAGATACGTCCTCTTCCTAAAAATATTATTTCCGGAAGTGATAAATCCTCTGAAGCAATAAAAGTAACGAAGAAAAATCTCGCACATCTTCCTTATTCAGATTCAGTTGAACTTTCAATCAAGCCATTTCAGCAAATAAATAATTTTGAAAATGGAACACTGATAACAAATCCACCTTATGGAATGAGACTTGGTCAATCCAGTGAAGTACAGGTTTTGTATAAAGAACTTGGTGATTTTCTAAAGACTAAATGTCCTGGCACCTCTGCATTCATATATACGGGGAATCCAGAACTACGGAAATTTATCGGACTGAAAACAAATAAAAGGATTCCATTAGATAACGGAAAACTGGAGGGAATACTTTTACAGATCGATAGTTACAAAGGAAGCAAAAAGAAAAAGTATCAACTGAGTAATTGA
- a CDS encoding GMP synthase — MNIEQGSQKLFIKKSKFSLMIRIATIDLYNNERNEGMRCIKEIFSEAQTRNNETEITYEVFDTRFKGDIPGIENDIFISSGGPGSPFEGEGTQWEKDYFNLIQKIWDHNQTNSERKKYLFFICHSFQMMGRFFKFGTVNQRHSKSFGVMPFNLTEEGKSDSIFNGLSNPFYAADIRQFQVIDPDKKIIDELGAKILSFEIVDDNDEARPAIAAVRISDEIVGTQFHPEADPESMLYHFKQDERKKQVVEKYGEERYFEMIKILERPDTIKKTRATVIPSFLNNAIEELTAVISNK, encoded by the coding sequence ATGAATATCGAACAAGGAAGTCAGAAGTTATTTATTAAAAAAAGTAAATTTAGTTTAATGATAAGAATAGCCACAATAGATCTCTACAACAACGAACGCAACGAAGGAATGCGCTGTATCAAAGAAATTTTTTCCGAGGCTCAGACACGAAACAATGAAACAGAAATTACTTATGAAGTCTTTGATACAAGATTCAAAGGTGACATTCCGGGAATCGAGAATGATATTTTCATTTCCTCAGGTGGACCTGGAAGTCCTTTCGAAGGTGAAGGGACTCAATGGGAAAAAGATTACTTCAATCTCATCCAAAAAATCTGGGATCATAATCAAACAAACTCTGAAAGAAAAAAATATTTATTCTTCATTTGTCATTCATTCCAGATGATGGGAAGATTTTTCAAATTCGGAACGGTAAACCAGCGTCATTCAAAATCTTTCGGAGTGATGCCTTTTAACCTAACGGAAGAAGGAAAATCTGATTCTATATTCAATGGATTATCAAATCCATTTTATGCTGCAGATATCAGGCAGTTTCAGGTAATTGATCCGGATAAAAAAATTATTGATGAGCTTGGTGCAAAAATTCTTTCTTTTGAAATAGTTGATGATAATGATGAAGCCAGACCTGCAATTGCTGCTGTCAGAATTTCTGATGAGATTGTCGGCACGCAATTCCATCCGGAAGCTGATCCGGAAAGTATGTTGTATCACTTCAAACAGGATGAAAGAAAAAAACAAGTTGTTGAGAAATATGGAGAAGAAAGATATTTCGAGATGATAAAAATTCTTGAACGACCTGACACAATAAAAAAAACACGAGCAACAGTAATACCATCCTTTCTGAATAATGCAATTGAGGAATTGACAGCGGTGATTAGTAATAAATGA
- a CDS encoding Crp/Fnr family transcriptional regulator — MFDLLREHIEKRTHLTDDEFDIVKKFFIPKKVRKKQFLLNEGEVCRYIGFVNSGCLREYTIDDKGTEHIVQFAIEDWWVSDLNSFLSGKPAVYNIDALQSSEILLLEKSAREKLLDECPKMERFFRILIESNHIATHQRIVDSLSASAEEKYLKFIATYPKLFELVPQNQIASYLGITPQSLSRIRKELSQP, encoded by the coding sequence ATGTTTGACCTTCTCCGTGAACATATCGAAAAAAGAACTCATTTAACTGATGATGAGTTTGATATTGTAAAAAAATTCTTCATCCCTAAGAAAGTAAGAAAGAAACAATTTCTTCTCAACGAAGGTGAGGTATGCAGATATATTGGATTTGTGAATTCCGGCTGCTTACGCGAATACACAATAGATGATAAAGGAACTGAGCACATCGTTCAATTTGCAATCGAAGATTGGTGGGTCTCTGATCTAAACAGCTTTCTCTCAGGTAAACCAGCGGTGTATAATATTGACGCTCTGCAGAGTTCCGAAATCCTGTTGTTAGAAAAATCAGCCAGAGAGAAATTGCTGGATGAATGTCCTAAAATGGAAAGATTTTTCCGAATACTTATTGAGTCGAACCATATTGCAACTCATCAGAGAATAGTTGATTCACTCAGCGCTTCAGCAGAAGAAAAGTACCTGAAATTTATTGCAACATATCCCAAACTCTTCGAATTAGTGCCGCAAAACCAGATAGCGTCGTATCTCGGTATCACTCCCCAATCCTTAAGTAGAATCCGAAAAGAACTCTCACAGCCGTAA
- a CDS encoding PQQ-dependent sugar dehydrogenase: protein MTKKLWNILIVLLIAGTSINAQYTLQNAFPNLSFSNPVFLTHADDSTDRIFVIEQVGRIRVFPNNSNILSTKVFLDISDRVLSGGERGLLGLAFHPDFENNGYFYVNYTSSIGGDDSTRISRFQVTSNPDSADKNSEFRILTFDQPYSNHNGGWIGFGPTDGYLYIATGDGGSGNDPQNYGQRINTLLGKILCIDINNGSPYAIPVTNPFVDSTNTQVKKEIFAWGMRNPWRCSFDPVTGWLLAGDVGQGSWEEIDLIENGKNYGWRCYEGNHEFNMSGCNYPEYIFPIWEYSSNSGSECSITGGYIYRGPGVPQLEGKYIYGDYCSNKIWALTYDGITPPSTQLLFTSSGGLTSFGVDQNQELYWTSFNGNIYRFTPTVTQVEKDVNPNEYSLDQNYPNPFNPSTIIRYNVPEDSDVSILIYDALGNQIDSIISGTVQKGFYQKSWNAEKFSSGVYYAKMTAKSVSSGKSYLNVIKMLYLK, encoded by the coding sequence ATGACAAAAAAGCTCTGGAATATTTTAATCGTATTATTGATTGCAGGCACAAGTATCAATGCACAGTATACTTTGCAGAATGCTTTTCCTAATTTATCATTTTCAAACCCGGTATTCTTAACACATGCAGATGACAGCACAGATAGGATTTTTGTAATTGAGCAGGTTGGAAGAATAAGAGTCTTTCCAAATAATTCAAATATATTGTCCACGAAAGTGTTTTTAGATATTTCAGATCGTGTTTTATCAGGTGGTGAAAGAGGTTTACTTGGATTAGCGTTTCATCCCGATTTTGAAAACAATGGATATTTCTATGTCAACTATACTTCCTCAATAGGTGGAGATGATTCTACAAGAATTTCAAGATTCCAGGTGACCAGTAATCCTGACTCGGCTGATAAAAACAGCGAGTTCAGAATTTTAACATTTGACCAACCTTATTCAAATCATAATGGAGGCTGGATTGGTTTTGGACCAACCGATGGTTACCTCTACATTGCCACCGGTGACGGCGGTTCAGGTAATGATCCTCAGAATTATGGACAGAGAATAAATACATTGCTTGGTAAGATTCTTTGCATTGATATTAATAATGGATCACCTTATGCAATTCCTGTAACCAATCCATTTGTAGATAGCACAAACACTCAGGTTAAAAAAGAAATATTTGCGTGGGGAATGAGAAATCCATGGCGCTGCAGTTTTGATCCTGTAACCGGATGGCTACTTGCCGGAGATGTTGGACAAGGCAGCTGGGAAGAAATTGATTTGATTGAAAACGGAAAAAATTATGGCTGGCGATGTTACGAAGGAAACCATGAATTTAATATGTCAGGCTGTAATTATCCCGAGTACATATTCCCTATTTGGGAATATAGTTCAAACTCCGGTTCTGAATGTTCAATAACTGGAGGTTATATTTACAGAGGACCTGGTGTACCGCAGTTAGAAGGAAAATATATTTACGGTGATTACTGCTCTAATAAAATTTGGGCACTGACTTATGATGGAATAACTCCCCCATCAACCCAATTGTTGTTTACTTCATCAGGTGGACTAACATCATTCGGTGTTGATCAAAATCAGGAATTGTACTGGACTTCTTTTAACGGAAATATATATCGTTTCACTCCAACCGTTACTCAAGTTGAAAAAGACGTTAATCCAAATGAATACTCACTCGACCAGAATTACCCGAATCCGTTTAATCCTTCAACTATTATTCGATATAACGTTCCTGAAGATAGTGATGTAAGTATATTGATTTATGACGCACTTGGTAACCAAATTGATTCCATAATTTCAGGCACAGTTCAAAAAGGGTTTTACCAGAAAAGCTGGAATGCAGAAAAATTCTCATCAGGAGTTTATTATGCAAAGATGACTGCGAAATCGGTTTCATCCGGCAAATCATATTTAAACGTAATTAAGATGTTGTACTTAAAATAA
- a CDS encoding YceI family protein, giving the protein MNTWKIDPAHSEINFKVKHLVVSTVTGHFKTFDATIETNKDDFSDAKINFEADINSISTKNDQRDTHLKSADFFDGENHPKMTFVSKSIKKISDHEMQVKGDLTIRGKSKEITLDVIYNGTVAGFGNIQVAGFEVRGKLNRFDFGLQWNALTEAGGVVVSNEVKIEILAEFNKVNEAVKAA; this is encoded by the coding sequence ATGAATACATGGAAAATCGATCCGGCTCATTCGGAAATAAACTTTAAGGTTAAACACCTCGTTGTTTCAACAGTTACAGGTCATTTCAAAACATTTGATGCAACAATTGAAACCAATAAAGACGATTTCAGCGATGCGAAAATCAACTTTGAAGCTGATATTAACAGTATAAGCACTAAAAATGATCAGAGAGATACTCACTTAAAATCTGCTGATTTCTTTGATGGTGAAAATCATCCAAAAATGACTTTCGTGTCAAAATCAATAAAGAAAATTTCAGATCACGAAATGCAAGTAAAAGGAGACCTTACTATTCGTGGTAAATCAAAAGAAATTACACTGGATGTAATTTACAATGGAACTGTTGCTGGATTCGGAAATATACAGGTAGCAGGATTTGAAGTCCGCGGCAAATTAAATCGATTTGATTTCGGCTTGCAGTGGAATGCTTTGACTGAAGCAGGCGGAGTTGTTGTAAGTAACGAAGTAAAAATTGAAATACTTGCAGAGTTCAATAAAGTTAATGAAGCTGTAAAAGCTGCATAA
- a CDS encoding carboxylate-amine ligase encodes MAEPGLFTLGVEEEFQIVDPNTRELKSHIQQIIEDGKMVMAEKVKAEMHQSVVEIGTDICKDIHDARSQVTKLRQDLAKLAAKNNLRIAAAGTHPFSHWKDQQITEHPRYQEIITDYQQVARANLIFGLHVHVGVDDRETALHVMNAARYFLPHIFALSTNSPFWLGRNTGFKSYRSKVFDRFPRTGIPDYFGSIAEYDNFVKLLVKTKCIDDAKKIWWDIRAHPYFNTLEFRICDIPMRVDETICLAAIMQAVVAKLHKLIKQNLGFRLYRRALIAENKWRAARYGIHSKLIDFGKQEEVEFKKLVGELLEFIDDVVDGLGSREEIQYVYKILEMGTGADRQLKVYEQSGDTKSVVDFIIQETHVGL; translated from the coding sequence ATGGCAGAACCCGGATTGTTCACGCTTGGAGTCGAAGAGGAATTTCAGATTGTTGATCCGAATACAAGAGAACTGAAATCGCACATCCAGCAGATAATTGAAGACGGCAAAATGGTAATGGCTGAAAAAGTAAAAGCTGAGATGCATCAATCTGTTGTTGAGATAGGAACTGATATTTGCAAGGACATTCATGATGCAAGAAGCCAGGTAACAAAACTTCGTCAGGATCTCGCCAAGCTTGCCGCAAAAAATAATTTGAGGATTGCTGCTGCAGGAACCCATCCTTTCTCTCACTGGAAAGATCAGCAGATAACAGAACATCCTCGTTACCAAGAAATTATAACTGATTATCAACAGGTTGCGCGAGCAAATTTAATATTTGGTCTACACGTTCACGTTGGTGTTGATGACAGAGAAACTGCTCTTCACGTTATGAATGCTGCAAGATATTTTCTGCCCCACATTTTTGCACTTTCAACGAACTCACCTTTCTGGCTCGGGAGAAATACAGGATTTAAATCTTATCGAAGCAAAGTATTCGATCGTTTTCCGAGAACGGGAATACCCGATTACTTCGGAAGCATTGCCGAGTATGATAATTTCGTTAAGCTTTTAGTGAAGACAAAATGCATCGACGATGCTAAGAAAATCTGGTGGGACATTCGAGCTCATCCATACTTCAATACACTTGAATTTCGTATCTGCGATATTCCGATGAGGGTTGATGAAACAATTTGTCTTGCTGCAATTATGCAGGCAGTTGTAGCAAAACTTCACAAACTAATCAAACAAAATCTCGGTTTCAGACTTTATCGGAGAGCGCTGATTGCAGAAAACAAATGGCGAGCTGCACGTTACGGAATTCACAGCAAGCTTATAGATTTTGGAAAACAGGAAGAAGTCGAATTCAAAAAACTTGTTGGAGAACTTTTAGAGTTCATCGATGATGTTGTTGATGGTTTGGGCTCAAGAGAAGAGATTCAATACGTTTACAAAATTTTAGAAATGGGAACCGGTGCAGATCGTCAATTAAAAGTTTACGAGCAATCAGGTGATACAAAATCGGTAGTTGATTTTATAATCCAGGAAACGCACGTTGGGTTATAG